Proteins co-encoded in one Lentisphaera araneosa HTCC2155 genomic window:
- a CDS encoding ABC transporter ATP-binding protein has product MLLVEGLSRTFGDARTGEVHALKNASFELAPGETAGLLGMNGAGKSTLLRILATTLKASAGTLSLNGLEYKVEGDEQANEKIRHHVGFLSGSTGLYKRMTGKETLEFFGRMCSMDEAELQAKIEDFVTRLGMVDFIDRYTDKYSTGQKQKVNICRALIHGPDLLILDEATTGLDPVARLQVTEFIQKMRNPQRMMMYSTHYFDEAENLCDKLLVLHQGVLMYSGTKKEVLEQAECQSLSELFAGLAKS; this is encoded by the coding sequence ATGCTTTTAGTTGAGGGGCTCAGTCGAACTTTTGGGGATGCGCGTACGGGAGAAGTGCATGCTTTAAAGAATGCGAGTTTCGAATTAGCCCCAGGTGAAACGGCAGGCCTTTTGGGTATGAATGGTGCGGGAAAATCAACTCTTTTGCGAATCTTAGCGACCACTCTAAAAGCAAGTGCGGGAACGCTTTCGCTTAATGGTTTGGAGTATAAGGTTGAAGGTGATGAACAAGCGAATGAAAAAATCCGTCATCATGTGGGTTTTTTGTCGGGGAGTACGGGTTTATATAAACGCATGACGGGGAAAGAGACGCTTGAGTTTTTTGGCCGCATGTGTTCAATGGATGAAGCTGAGCTTCAAGCAAAGATAGAAGATTTTGTAACGCGCTTGGGGATGGTAGATTTTATTGATCGCTATACAGATAAATACTCCACCGGGCAAAAACAAAAAGTCAACATCTGTCGAGCACTTATACATGGTCCAGACTTACTGATCCTCGACGAAGCCACTACAGGGCTTGATCCTGTGGCACGCCTACAAGTAACTGAATTTATACAAAAAATGCGCAACCCGCAAAGAATGATGATGTATTCAACTCATTATTTCGATGAGGCCGAGAATTTATGTGATAAACTGCTTGTGCTTCATCAGGGTGTTTTAATGTATAGTGGGACCAAAAAAGAAGTTCTTGAACAAGCAGAGTGTCAATCACTCAGTGAGCTTTTTGCGGGCTTAGCAAAATCCTAG
- a CDS encoding paraquat-inducible protein A, with product MKWKTDISEGKVLCLTCEELHDVGAETCVRCGAGIFQRKPSSMAQTFGYVIAATLFLIPANLMPMMVVTSLGTDEGSTIMEGVIYFLAHKEYGLGLIIFIASVAVPVFKLSVVYFLLMIVAFRQKDKAKLGLKLFHLIHLIGKWSMLDVFVVALMVSMVQFQGLATIQTGAAAISFCAAVIFTIIATEKFDPRLMFDN from the coding sequence ATGAAATGGAAGACTGATATTAGCGAGGGAAAAGTTTTGTGTCTGACTTGTGAAGAGTTGCATGACGTTGGAGCTGAAACATGTGTGCGTTGTGGTGCGGGTATTTTTCAACGTAAGCCATCTTCCATGGCTCAGACCTTTGGCTATGTGATTGCGGCGACTTTGTTTTTAATACCTGCTAACTTGATGCCGATGATGGTGGTGACGAGTTTAGGTACGGATGAAGGTAGTACGATCATGGAAGGGGTTATTTACTTTTTGGCTCATAAGGAATACGGATTGGGGCTGATCATATTTATTGCGAGTGTAGCTGTTCCAGTCTTTAAATTATCAGTGGTTTATTTTTTGTTAATGATCGTGGCGTTCAGGCAAAAAGATAAGGCCAAGCTAGGGTTAAAACTGTTTCACCTTATCCACCTTATAGGTAAATGGTCAATGCTGGATGTTTTTGTGGTCGCATTGATGGTTTCGATGGTTCAATTTCAAGGTTTGGCGACAATCCAAACTGGTGCAGCGGCAATTTCTTTTTGTGCGGCAGTGATCTTTACGATTATTGCTACAGAGAAATTTGACCCAAGATTAATGTTTGATAATTAA
- a CDS encoding thiazole synthase, with protein MSDKLVIADREIRSRFFVGTGKFQNNSAMMSAIEASGAEIVTVALRRLDFEREKGENIIDALDPEKYLILPNTSGAATAEEAVVMAKLAHAAGMPKWVKLEIHPDPRYLLPDPIETLKAAEALVKEGFTVLPYINADPVLAKRLEEVGCATVMPLAAPIGCNQGLQTKEMIKIIIEQSNIPVVVDAGLGAPSHACEAMEMGADCVLVNTALAASSDPAGMAKAFSVAVEAGRQAYLCGLAKRGAQASASSPLTSFLK; from the coding sequence ATGTCCGATAAGCTCGTAATTGCTGATAGAGAAATTCGTTCCCGCTTTTTTGTGGGAACGGGTAAATTTCAAAATAACTCAGCAATGATGTCTGCGATTGAAGCGAGCGGTGCAGAAATTGTCACTGTAGCGCTTCGTCGTTTAGATTTTGAAAGAGAGAAGGGCGAGAATATTATTGATGCACTCGACCCGGAGAAATACCTTATCTTACCCAATACGAGTGGTGCGGCGACTGCTGAAGAAGCAGTTGTTATGGCGAAATTAGCTCATGCAGCAGGAATGCCGAAATGGGTGAAGCTTGAGATTCACCCTGATCCACGTTATTTACTTCCCGACCCTATCGAGACACTGAAAGCAGCAGAGGCCTTGGTGAAAGAAGGTTTTACTGTACTTCCCTATATCAATGCAGATCCCGTTTTGGCGAAGCGTTTAGAAGAAGTTGGCTGTGCCACTGTGATGCCTTTGGCGGCGCCCATAGGTTGCAACCAAGGTTTACAGACAAAAGAAATGATTAAGATCATTATTGAACAATCTAATATCCCAGTTGTCGTCGATGCGGGTTTAGGTGCACCTTCTCACGCTTGTGAAGCCATGGAGATGGGTGCTGATTGTGTATTAGTGAATACGGCATTGGCGGCAAGTTCTGATCCTGCGGGAATGGCAAAAGCTTTTTCTGTTGCCGTTGAAGCAGGTCGTCAAGCCTACTTATGTGGTTTAGCTAAGCGCGGAGCTCAGGCTTCTGCGAGTAGTCCACTAACTTCATTTTTAAAATGA
- a CDS encoding paraquat-inducible protein A has product MKETSCKDCGLLISIEEFDMTHQYSCPRCHSVFYRPGESFDLVLVMALSAFLFFIPTLFLPIMTLTIMGQAHSVTLLEAVLFFFHDGYYVIAIIASSVGVFIPLLMLFLIMMLIIPAKIGRPISRLKSFFRYYEHLAPWSMAEVYLISIFVAIVKLAGMATLKLDAGLVLFVFFLLSYYVTVTWFNAEDLWNHYDEMED; this is encoded by the coding sequence ATGAAAGAAACATCCTGCAAGGATTGCGGTTTACTTATAAGTATTGAGGAGTTTGATATGACTCATCAGTATTCCTGTCCGCGTTGTCATTCTGTGTTTTATAGGCCAGGTGAATCTTTTGATTTAGTCTTGGTGATGGCCCTGTCGGCCTTTTTGTTTTTTATTCCCACACTCTTTTTGCCTATTATGACTTTAACGATCATGGGGCAGGCTCATTCGGTAACCTTACTAGAGGCCGTTTTATTTTTCTTCCACGATGGTTATTACGTGATTGCGATCATTGCATCTTCCGTAGGGGTTTTTATCCCTTTGTTAATGCTGTTTTTGATCATGATGTTGATAATTCCTGCGAAAATTGGGCGACCAATTTCTCGTTTAAAAAGTTTTTTTCGTTATTACGAACATTTGGCTCCTTGGTCAATGGCAGAAGTTTATTTAATTTCGATTTTTGTTGCTATTGTAAAGCTAGCTGGCATGGCCACCTTGAAGCTAGATGCAGGCTTAGTTTTGTTTGTTTTTTTTCTCCTAAGTTACTATGTGACGGTGACGTGGTTTAACGCTGAAGATTTATGGAATCACTACGATGAAATGGAAGACTGA
- the thiH gene encoding 2-iminoacetate synthase ThiH: MSFLESFNSFDRSALQSNLNCEDTSRIESLISSGYPKEGLETFSLLLSPAASQFLEPLAQLSSQLTSERHGKVIRLYAPAYMSNECTNTCTYCGFTMENKIPRKTLDEKEMEAEAKYLNDRGFRQLLLVSGEHQKIVTAEYVSKMVRSVRPYFSSVAIETAPFRQNEYEDLVKAGVDSLTLYQETYDRDVYAQVHLRGKKKDYDHRFDAPMRGAEAKMRKINMGVLLGLAPDWRLDTLNCALHLDWMMKNYWRVQYSVSLPRLCESETDYKPAVDVSDKDVVQLILAWRLAFPDLGINISTREPAFLRDGLIGLGVTHMSAESSTEPGGYCNPESALKQFDITDERNVDEIGKIIESRGHEVVWKDWEPCLLG, from the coding sequence ATGAGTTTCCTCGAGAGTTTCAATTCCTTTGACCGAAGTGCCCTTCAGTCAAACCTGAACTGTGAAGATACGAGTCGTATCGAATCTTTGATTAGTTCGGGCTATCCAAAAGAAGGTTTAGAAACTTTTTCACTACTTTTATCGCCTGCGGCTAGTCAGTTTCTAGAGCCTTTGGCTCAGCTCTCAAGTCAATTGACTTCTGAACGTCATGGTAAAGTGATTCGTCTCTATGCACCAGCTTACATGTCGAATGAGTGTACAAATACTTGCACCTATTGTGGTTTTACGATGGAAAATAAGATTCCACGTAAAACTCTTGATGAAAAAGAAATGGAAGCTGAGGCTAAGTACCTAAATGATCGTGGTTTTCGCCAACTTTTGCTCGTTTCAGGTGAACACCAAAAAATTGTGACAGCAGAATATGTTTCAAAGATGGTTCGTTCAGTTCGCCCTTATTTTTCCTCTGTGGCCATCGAGACAGCTCCCTTTCGCCAAAATGAATACGAAGACTTAGTGAAAGCGGGAGTTGATTCACTTACGCTTTATCAAGAAACCTACGATCGCGATGTATATGCTCAGGTTCATTTACGCGGTAAGAAAAAAGATTATGATCATCGTTTTGATGCGCCCATGCGCGGTGCAGAAGCCAAGATGAGAAAAATTAATATGGGCGTGCTCTTGGGGCTCGCACCCGACTGGCGCTTAGATACTTTGAATTGTGCCTTGCACTTGGATTGGATGATGAAGAATTACTGGCGTGTTCAGTATTCGGTTAGTCTTCCGCGTTTGTGTGAGTCCGAGACTGATTATAAGCCAGCTGTAGACGTAAGTGATAAAGATGTGGTGCAATTGATTTTAGCTTGGCGTTTGGCTTTTCCGGATTTGGGTATCAATATTTCCACGCGTGAACCTGCATTTTTGCGCGACGGTTTAATTGGTTTAGGTGTGACTCATATGAGTGCGGAGTCATCAACAGAGCCAGGTGGCTATTGCAATCCTGAATCTGCCTTGAAGCAATTCGATATAACAGACGAGAGAAATGTAGATGAGATTGGAAAGATTATTGAATCTCGCGGGCATGAAGTTGTTTGGAAGGACTGGGAGCCTTGTTTACTGGGTTAA
- a CDS encoding site-2 protease family protein: MPDTLAGVLSIVFVAFFFGFSIFIHELGHMLAALWRKMHVDKFSIGFGHRILSKRWKNIDFVIGWLPLGGYVALPQMDAANEPQTEDGKPLPEAKPLDRIITALAGPFFNILFALVLGTVIYFVGKKVPPVAEGLLITNVPKESVEFTKGLKAGDIIREVNGKAATSHQVTMMEYVMRDDVTLKVDRGDQKDLVIGPFTPKSNKNYENLRLMSIESESLYPAGLGGIAKGSAAEEAGLLSGDIIKKIDDKQIDYFYQIGDEINADDRKEFTFVIEREGQEKTFLIAPQIKSVDKAGMMFRSFPGIMDVIAESPAEKAGIKAGDAIVEVNGYPMKDLKEFKGVVARHQKEMMKVKLQRGAEVVELEFTPTHTYKQLGVGPQMSIQKINPVVQITRVVENTYDTIKALVSPNSGVDISMMSSFVGISSGMYKTVKQAGLIEGLSFVLMINVALAIFNLLPFPVLDGGHIVIALIEMLTRRKVPAAVLQPIYVVFMLLLMTFALYATFNDVRREVDTREVVQDPLELPVKTLGKVS, translated from the coding sequence ATGCCAGATACCTTAGCAGGGGTTTTATCAATTGTTTTTGTCGCATTCTTTTTCGGCTTTAGTATATTTATTCACGAGTTGGGGCACATGTTGGCTGCCCTGTGGAGGAAGATGCATGTTGACAAGTTCTCCATTGGCTTTGGTCATAGGATTCTCTCCAAGAGATGGAAGAATATAGACTTCGTTATTGGTTGGTTGCCCTTAGGCGGTTATGTAGCACTCCCTCAGATGGATGCGGCAAATGAGCCACAGACGGAAGATGGTAAACCCTTGCCTGAAGCCAAGCCCCTAGATCGAATTATTACGGCTTTAGCAGGACCATTTTTTAATATCTTATTTGCTTTAGTTTTAGGGACAGTGATTTATTTTGTCGGCAAGAAAGTTCCTCCAGTTGCTGAAGGACTCTTAATTACTAATGTCCCCAAAGAATCAGTTGAATTTACCAAAGGTTTAAAAGCGGGAGATATTATCCGTGAAGTGAATGGTAAAGCTGCAACGAGCCATCAAGTCACGATGATGGAATATGTCATGCGTGATGATGTGACTTTAAAAGTGGATCGCGGTGATCAAAAAGACTTAGTGATTGGGCCTTTTACTCCAAAGAGTAATAAGAATTATGAAAACTTAAGGTTGATGAGCATAGAGAGTGAATCTTTGTACCCAGCGGGTTTAGGTGGCATTGCCAAGGGTTCAGCAGCCGAAGAGGCAGGGCTTTTGTCTGGTGATATTATCAAAAAAATTGATGATAAACAAATTGATTACTTCTATCAAATCGGTGATGAAATAAACGCTGACGACCGCAAAGAATTCACTTTTGTCATTGAGCGTGAAGGACAAGAAAAGACTTTTCTCATTGCACCGCAAATTAAGAGTGTAGACAAGGCGGGGATGATGTTCAGAAGCTTTCCAGGAATTATGGACGTGATTGCGGAGTCTCCTGCAGAAAAAGCCGGCATTAAAGCTGGAGATGCCATTGTGGAAGTCAATGGTTATCCCATGAAGGATTTGAAAGAATTTAAAGGTGTGGTGGCACGTCATCAAAAAGAAATGATGAAAGTCAAATTGCAGCGTGGAGCAGAGGTGGTGGAGCTTGAGTTTACACCGACTCATACTTACAAGCAGTTAGGAGTGGGACCACAAATGTCGATTCAAAAAATTAATCCTGTCGTTCAGATCACTCGCGTAGTGGAAAATACTTACGATACGATTAAAGCTTTAGTTTCACCAAATTCAGGTGTCGATATTTCCATGATGTCGAGTTTTGTGGGTATTTCTAGTGGTATGTATAAGACGGTTAAGCAGGCGGGACTCATCGAAGGTTTGAGTTTTGTTTTAATGATCAATGTGGCTCTAGCTATTTTCAACTTACTGCCTTTCCCTGTTTTAGATGGTGGACACATTGTGATTGCGCTCATTGAGATGTTAACTCGTCGCAAGGTTCCTGCGGCTGTTTTACAGCCCATTTACGTTGTGTTCATGCTTCTACTTATGACTTTTGCGCTCTACGCAACTTTTAATGATGTGAGGCGAGAAGTCGATACAAGAGAAGTGGTTCAAGATCCACTTGAGCTGCCAGTTAAGACATTAGGTAAAGTAAGCTGA
- the rpe gene encoding ribulose-phosphate 3-epimerase: MKISAFKPQEIIVSPSILAADFANLAPEVSGAHEAGAQFIHLDVMDGHFVPNISFGPGVIGKLRAHSEALFDAHLMISHPQKYIEEFAQAGCDHVTFHIESDCDTQEVIDQIHSYGMSAGLTLKPGTDIETLLPFVDKIEMVLIMTVEPGFGGQSFMHDMVERITIIREANPKLHIQVDGGVNKETSKIVRDAGANVLVAGTAFFRHPRGMKSAQLELSQ; this comes from the coding sequence ATGAAAATCTCTGCTTTCAAACCTCAAGAAATCATCGTATCCCCCTCAATTCTGGCTGCGGACTTCGCAAACCTTGCCCCAGAAGTCAGCGGAGCTCATGAAGCTGGGGCTCAATTCATCCACCTCGACGTCATGGACGGCCACTTTGTGCCCAACATTTCTTTTGGTCCTGGCGTCATCGGAAAACTCCGTGCTCATTCAGAAGCACTCTTTGATGCTCACCTGATGATTAGTCACCCTCAAAAATATATCGAGGAATTTGCCCAAGCCGGTTGTGATCACGTAACTTTCCATATTGAATCAGACTGTGATACGCAAGAAGTCATTGATCAAATCCACTCATATGGCATGAGTGCGGGACTCACCTTAAAACCGGGCACGGACATTGAGACCTTATTGCCTTTTGTGGATAAAATAGAAATGGTTTTAATTATGACTGTTGAACCAGGCTTTGGCGGACAAAGTTTCATGCACGACATGGTCGAGAGAATCACGATCATTCGCGAAGCCAACCCCAAGCTACATATTCAAGTTGATGGTGGCGTTAATAAAGAGACGTCTAAAATTGTTCGTGACGCTGGAGCTAATGTACTCGTTGCGGGAACCGCATTTTTCCGTCATCCCAGAGGCATGAAATCGGCTCAACTTGAGCTAAGCCAGTAG
- a CDS encoding MlaD family protein: protein MEQKAVVKSKKPIYVVWIIPIVAMAVAGLMIYKYFDDKGFEIVITFDSGEGLTADKTALVYNGIKIGQVTGVQVNKNDVTKVDATLMLEKKAAIISKRGTIFWKVEPKVTLTEISGLSTILSGVYIGVMPPSKDKLELAGMPNQFDFQAESTAPVDAFDPGLRFKLKADESDLKIGAPIMFRDIVVGDVENVILTKEGVEYSMHIQEDYAHLIKENSKFWKISGVDIRASLAGIRISMDSLASVIAGGIALSSPEQSKAISSEDTEFILYEDEEATHLASDTIYLTSKLGYNIDEKSTYIYYKGIHAGIVDKVSYDPKRDETTFAIKLDEDFRHLANKDAYFWIVEPKIGLTKVKGLDALARGPYITFETKSKSTDLISEFKLNTQAPVMEGTELRLHAKKSHSLKEGVNIVYNDLVVGTLLRSRIMKTGEVDFDVVIADEYKHLVNETSSFYLQGAVEGEVSLKGMYFNVGSLSSMLHSGIALVTEDLSVQSSKYSFELLDSYHAYKEQEYTNDGGVFYTILTKELGSVSQGSPLLYKGLNVGKVMSYDLDQKSGLIKIKVYVTGQYKDTINASTKFFNMSGIEVKADMTGLKLVTGSVESIISGGISYATPIKSNTEPIPDEFELYESSDEAQKFYVAASLSTQHESGLKVGSKLIYKTMTIGQVTHVSLVRDVLKYDVMIEEKYKDVMAEDSRFWIEDFEFNIDQVKNPAAIVTGAFIKVSKGLSQHSLNHFDLLDTAPAETINQEGLRVVVKGERLSSLKVGSPVFYRQIKIGSIEAFKLSSDSTGVEMRLFIDPNFSYLVRRNSIFYNATAMGMDVSLFGVKLSTETLSTIIHGGITMVVPDKPQSLAREMERFTLHSEAEEEWLEYKPVLVRE, encoded by the coding sequence ATGGAACAAAAGGCAGTAGTGAAAAGTAAAAAACCCATTTATGTGGTTTGGATTATCCCAATAGTCGCAATGGCGGTGGCGGGGCTGATGATATATAAATACTTTGATGACAAAGGGTTCGAGATTGTTATTACCTTTGATAGTGGTGAAGGTCTCACTGCGGATAAGACAGCACTCGTTTATAATGGTATAAAGATTGGCCAAGTCACAGGTGTTCAAGTTAATAAGAATGATGTGACCAAAGTCGATGCCACTTTAATGCTAGAGAAAAAAGCAGCGATTATTTCCAAACGTGGAACAATTTTTTGGAAAGTTGAACCCAAGGTAACGCTGACGGAGATTAGTGGTTTATCCACGATCTTAAGTGGTGTGTACATTGGAGTTATGCCACCAAGTAAGGATAAATTAGAGCTGGCAGGTATGCCTAACCAGTTTGATTTTCAGGCGGAGTCTACAGCACCTGTTGATGCTTTTGATCCAGGTTTACGTTTTAAGCTAAAAGCTGATGAATCGGATTTGAAGATTGGGGCGCCAATTATGTTTCGAGATATTGTGGTCGGCGATGTTGAAAATGTGATTTTAACTAAAGAGGGCGTGGAGTACTCCATGCATATTCAAGAGGATTACGCACATTTAATTAAAGAAAATTCAAAGTTTTGGAAAATTTCAGGTGTCGATATTCGTGCTTCCCTAGCAGGAATACGCATTAGTATGGATTCATTAGCATCAGTTATTGCTGGTGGCATTGCTTTAAGTTCTCCTGAACAGAGTAAAGCTATTTCTAGCGAAGATACTGAATTTATACTTTATGAGGATGAAGAAGCCACTCATTTGGCTAGCGATACGATTTATTTGACTTCAAAGCTTGGTTACAATATCGATGAAAAATCAACTTATATATACTACAAAGGTATTCATGCGGGTATCGTGGATAAAGTCTCCTATGACCCTAAGAGAGATGAAACTACTTTTGCAATTAAGTTGGATGAAGATTTTCGTCACCTAGCTAATAAAGATGCTTATTTTTGGATTGTTGAACCAAAAATTGGTCTGACAAAAGTCAAGGGACTAGATGCCTTGGCTCGTGGGCCTTACATCACTTTTGAAACCAAATCTAAAAGTACTGATTTAATAAGTGAATTTAAATTAAATACTCAAGCACCAGTTATGGAAGGTACGGAGCTGCGCTTACATGCAAAAAAAAGTCACTCTTTAAAAGAGGGAGTTAATATAGTTTACAATGATTTAGTGGTAGGTACTTTGTTGCGTTCTCGTATTATGAAGACTGGTGAGGTGGATTTTGATGTGGTGATTGCCGATGAGTATAAACATTTAGTGAACGAGACTTCTAGTTTTTATTTGCAGGGAGCCGTTGAAGGCGAAGTGTCTCTCAAGGGCATGTACTTTAATGTAGGCTCACTTAGCTCAATGTTGCACTCAGGTATTGCTCTTGTGACGGAAGATCTAAGTGTACAGTCTAGTAAGTATTCATTTGAACTCTTGGATAGTTACCATGCGTATAAAGAGCAGGAGTATACTAATGATGGAGGTGTTTTTTATACGATTTTGACTAAGGAACTTGGCTCAGTTAGTCAGGGATCCCCTTTGTTATACAAGGGTTTAAATGTTGGTAAAGTGATGTCCTATGACTTAGATCAAAAAAGTGGTCTCATTAAAATCAAGGTCTATGTAACAGGCCAATACAAAGATACAATCAACGCCTCCACTAAGTTCTTTAATATGAGTGGGATTGAAGTGAAAGCCGATATGACAGGGCTTAAATTGGTGACTGGCTCAGTAGAAAGTATTATTTCTGGTGGGATTTCTTATGCTACACCCATAAAGTCAAATACGGAGCCCATACCTGATGAGTTTGAATTGTATGAAAGTTCAGATGAAGCTCAGAAATTTTATGTTGCTGCTAGCTTGAGTACTCAGCATGAGTCAGGTTTAAAAGTAGGGAGTAAGCTGATTTACAAAACGATGACCATAGGTCAGGTAACTCACGTGAGTCTAGTTCGTGATGTGCTGAAATACGATGTAATGATTGAAGAAAAGTATAAAGATGTTATGGCGGAAGATTCAAGATTTTGGATCGAAGATTTTGAATTTAATATTGATCAAGTTAAAAACCCGGCGGCAATTGTGACGGGTGCCTTTATCAAGGTCAGCAAAGGTTTGAGTCAGCATAGCTTGAATCATTTTGACTTATTGGACACAGCTCCTGCTGAAACGATCAATCAAGAGGGGTTGCGAGTTGTTGTGAAAGGCGAGCGCTTAAGTAGTCTAAAAGTGGGATCACCAGTTTTTTACAGACAAATAAAAATTGGTAGCATAGAAGCTTTTAAATTGAGCTCAGATTCAACTGGAGTTGAAATGCGTTTGTTCATTGACCCTAACTTTAGCTACTTAGTTAGAAGAAATTCTATTTTTTATAATGCAACAGCAATGGGTATGGATGTGAGTTTGTTTGGCGTTAAGCTCAGTACAGAGACTCTTTCAACAATTATCCATGGTGGAATAACGATGGTTGTGCCTGATAAACCACAATCTCTGGCTCGAGAAATGGAACGCTTTACTTTACATAGTGAAGCTGAAGAAGAATGGTTGGAGTATAAACCTGTTTTAGTTAGAGAGTAA